Below is a window of Streptomyces spongiicola DNA.
GAGCTCGGTGCCGTCGTAGAGGGCGTCCACGTCGATCTCGATGGCGTCGTCGAGGAAGCGGTCGACCAGGACCGGCCGGTCGGGGCCGATCTCGGTGGACTCCGCGATGTACGCCCGGAGCCGCGTCTCGTCGTAGACGATCTCCATACCGCGGCCGCCGAGCACGTACGAGGGGCGTACGAGGACCGGGTAGCCGATCTCGTCGGCGATGGCCTTGGCCTCGGCGAAGGTCGTCGCGGTGCCGTGCTTGGGCGCCGGCAGCCCGGCGTCGGCGAGCACCCGCCCGAAGGCACCGCGGTCCTCGGCCGCGTGGATGGCCTCGGGGGACGTGCCGACGATCGGGACGCCGTTGTCCTTCAGCGCCTGGGAGAGGCCGAGCGGGGTCTGGCCGCCGAGCTGGACGACGACACCTGCGACCGGGCCGGCCTGCTGCTCGGCGTGCACGATCTCCAGGACGTCCTCGAGGGTGAGCGGCTCGAAGTACAGCCGGTCGGAGGTGTCGTAGTCGGTGGAGACCGTCTCGGGGTTGCAGTTGACCATGACGGTCTCGTAGCCGGCGTCGCTCAGCGCGAAGGACGCGTGGACGCAGGAGTAGTCGAACTCGATGCCCTGGCCGATGCGGTTCGGGCCGGATCCCAGGATGATCACCGCGGGCTTCTCCCGCGGGGCGACCTCGGACTCCTCGTCGTAGGACGAGTAGAAGTAGGGGGTCCTCGCGGCGAACTCGGCGGCGCAGGTGTCGACCGTCTTGTAGACCGGGCGGATGCCCAGGGCGTGGCGCACCTCGCGGACGACGTCCTCGCGCAGGCCGCGGATTCCGGCGATCTGGGCGTCCGAGAAGCCGTGGCGCTTGGCCTCGGCCAGCAGGTCGGGGGCGAGCTTCTCCGCGTCGGCCAGGTCGTCGGCGATCTCCTTGACCAGGAACAGCTGGTCGACGAACCACGGGTCGATCCTCGACGCCTCGAAGACCTCCCGCCGGGTGGCTCCGGCGCGGATGGCCGCCATCACGGTGTTGATCCGGCCGTCGGTCGGACGGCCCGCCTCGCGCAGCAGCTCGTCCTTGTCGCCGGGCTCGCCGGTGAAGTCGAACTGGCTGCCCTTCTTCTCCAGCGAGCGCAGCGCCTTCTGCAGGGCCTCGGTGAAGTTGCGGCCGATGGCCATGGCCTCGCCCACGGACTTCATGGTCGTGGTGAGCGTGCTGTCCGCGGAGGGGAACTTCTCGAAGGCGAAGCGCGGGGCCTTGACGACCACATAGTCGAGCGTCGGCTCGAAGGAGGCCGGCGTCTGCTCCGTGATGTCGTTCGGGATCTCGTCGAGGGTGTAGCCCACGGCGAGCCGCGCCGCGATCTTCGCGATCGGGAATCCGGTGGCCTTGGAGGCCAGGGCGGAGGAGCGGGACACCCGCGGGTTCATCTCGATGACGATGACCCGGCCGTTCTCGGGGTCGACGGCGAACTGGATGTTGCAGCCGCCGGTGTCGACGCCCACCTCGCGGATGACGGCGATACCGATGTCGCGCAGGACCTGGTACTCGCGGTCGGTCAGCGTCATCGCGGGTGCGACCGTGATCGAGTCGCCGGTGTGCACGCCCATGGGGTCGAAGTTCTCGATGGAGCAGACGACCACGACGTTGTCGTTCTTGTCGCGCATCAGCTCCAGCTCGTACTCCTTCCAGCCGAGGATGGACTCCTCCAGGAGCACCTCGGTGGTGGGCGACAGGGTCAGGCCCTGGCCCGCGATGCGCCGCAGCTCGTCCTCGTCGTGGGCGAAGCCGGAGCCGGCGCCGCCCATGGTGAAGGAGGGGCGGACGACCACGGGGTAGCCGCCGAGGATGTCCACGCCCTTGAGGACGTCGTCCATGGAGTGGCAGATCACCGAGCGGGCGGACTCGCCGTGGCCGATCTTCCTGCGGACCTCCTCCACGACCTCCTTGAACAGGTCGCGGTCCTCGCCCTTGTTGATCGCCTCGACGTTGGCCCCGATCAGCTCGACGCCGTACTTCTCCAGCGTCCCCGCCTCGTGGAGGGAGATCGCCGTGTTGAGCGCGGTCTGGCCGCCGAGGGTGGGCAGGAGCGCGTCGGGGCGCTCCTTGGCGATGATCTTCTCGACGTAGTCGGGGGTGATCGGCTCCACGTACGTGGCGTCGGCGATCTCCGGGTCGGTCATGATCGTCGCCGGGTTGGAGTTCACCAGGACGACGCGCAGGCCCTCGGACTTGAGGACCCGGCAGGCCTGGGTGCCGGAGTAGTCGAACTCGGCTGCCTGACCGATGACGATCGGGCCGGAGCCGATGACCAGGACGGACTGGATATCGGTGCGCTTAGGCACGCTGGCCCTCCATCAGGGAGACGAAGCGGTCGAACAGGTACGCGGCGTCGTGCGGACCCGCGGCCGCCTCGGGGTGGTACTGGACGCTGAAGGCCGGCCGGTCGAGCAGCCGGAGGCCCTCCACCACGTCGTCGTTCAGGCAGACGTGGGAGACCTCGGCGCGGCCGTAGGGGGTGTCGGAGACCCGGTCGAGCGGGGCGTCCACGGCGAAGCCGTGGTTGTGCGCGGTGACCTCGACCCTGCCGGTCGTACGGTCCTGCACGGGCTGGTTGATGCCCCGGTGGCCGTACTTGAGCTTGTAGGTGCCGAAGCCCAGCGCCCGGCCCAGGATCTGGTTGCCGAAGCAGATCCCGAACAGCGGCGTCCCGCGCTCCAGCACGCCCCGCATCACCGAGACGGCGTGGTCGGCGGTGGCCGGGTCACCGGGGCCGTTGGAGAAGAACACGCCGTCGGGGCCGACCGCGTACACCTCCTCCACCGTCGCGGTGGCGGGCAGGACGTGCACCTCGATGCCCCGCTCGGCCATCCGGTGCGGGGTCATGCCCTTGATGCCGAGGTCGACCGCGGCGACGGTGAACCTCGCCGTGCCGACCGGTACGGCCTCGCCGTCGGGGCCGATCGCGGGGACGACGTACGCCTCCCCGGTGGTCACCTCCGCCGCCAGGTCGGCGCCCTTCATCTCGGGCGCCTGGCGGACCTCGGCGAGCATCGTGCCCTCGTCGGGCAGCGCGTTGCCGGAGAAGATCCCGACGCGCATCGCTCCCCGCTCGCGCAGATGGCGGGTGAGGGCTCGGGTGTCGACACCGCTGATGCCGACGACGCCCTGGGCCGCGAGCTCCTCGTCGAGGGAGCGGCGGGAGCGCCAGTTGGAGGGGACCCGGGCGGGGTCGCGCACGACATAGCCGGACACCCAGACGCGCCGCGACTCGGGGTCCTCGTCGTTGACGCCGGTGTTGCCGACGTGCGGGGCGGTCATCACCACGACCTGCCGGTGGTACGAGGGGTCGGTGAGGGTCTCCTGGTAGCCGGTCATCCCGGTGGAGAACACGGCCTCGCCGAAGGTCGTCCCCACCGCCCCGTAGGCACGGCCGCGAAAGGTCCGGCCGTCCTCCAGGACGAGTACGGCGGGAACCCGGGTTCCCCTGGTGGAGGTCGTCATCGTGCGGCGCCTTCCGTGGTGTCGTTCTTGGTGATGGAGTCGACGGCCCCGACCCAGGCGGTGTGGTCGGCCGCCCGGTCGGAGCGGAAACCGGAGTCGATCAGCCGGTCGCCGTGCTCCCAGGTGACGATCAGCAGACCGCCCTCGGTGAGCACCTTCCCGGCGATGCCCTTGTCGAGGCGGGCGCCGCGCAGGGCCCCGGCCGGGATGAAGAAGTCGGCGGCCCCGGGGCGTACGACGTCGATTCCGGCGCCGGTGAGCGTCAGCTCGGCGCGGCTGCGGTTGCCCAGGCCCCGGGCGACGATCCGGTCGAGCCACTGCCCGGCGGTCGTGGAGCCGTGGTAGCGGCCGCTGAGCCGGAGCCTCGCCTCACCGGCGTCCTCGGGGGTCACCGGAAGCTCGGGCAGCCCGGACTGGAGTTCGCCCCGCCACTTCCAGCCCTGGCGCATCAGCCAGTAGACGAGGGCGATGAAGAGCAGGAGCCCGGCGACCCAGCCGAGCCGGGCGGCCCAGTCGGTCACCTCCGCCGACTTCCGCTCGGCCTCTTCGGCCGCCTGAATGACCAGTGGTGTCCTCACGCCAGCTTCCCGTCCATGAGCGTCGCGCGGCCCCGCAGGAACGTGTGGGTGACGCGCCCCGGCAGCTCGCGGCCCTCGTAGGGGGTGTTGCGGCTGCGGGAGGCGAAGCCCGCGGGGTCCACGGTTCCACGGTATGCCGGATCGAGCAGGGTGAGGTTGGCGGGCTCACCTGCCGAGACGGGCCGCCCGTGGCCCTCGGCGCGGCCGATCCGGGCCGGCGCGAAGGACATCCGGTCGGCGACGCCCTCCCAGGTCAGCAGCCCGGTGTCGACCATCGTGTGCTGGACGACGGACAGCGCGGTCTCCAGGCCGACCATGCCCATCGCGGCCGCGGCCCACTCGCAGTCCTTGTCCTCGTGCGGGTGCGGCGCGTGGTCGGTGGCGACGATGTCGATCGTGCCGTCGGCCAGGGCCTCGCGCAGCGCCGTCACGTCGCGCTCGGTGCGCAGCGGCGGGTTGACCTTGTAGACGGGGTCGTAGGTGCGGACCAGTTCGTCGGTGAGGAGCAGATGGTGCGGGGTGACCTCGGCGGTGACGTCGATGCCGCGGGACTTGGCCCAGCGGACGATCGCGACGGAGCCGGCGGTCGACAGATGGCAGATGTGGACGCGCGAGCCGACGTGCTCGGCCAGCAGCACGTCACGGGCGATGATCGACTCCTCGGCGACGGCGGGCCAGCCGCCGAGGCCCAGTTCGGCGGAGACGACGCCCTCGTTCATCTGGGCGCCCTCGGTGAGCCGGGGCTCCTGCGCGTGCTGCGCGACGACGCCGCCGAACGCCTTCACGTACTCCAGCGCCCGGCGCATGATGACGGCGTCGTCGACGCACCTGCCGTCGTCGGAGAAGACGGTGACGGCCGCCGCGGAGTCGTGCATGGCGCCGAGTTCGGCGAGCTTCCTGCCCTCCAGGCCGACGGTGACGGCGCCGATCGGCCGGACGTCGCAGTAGCCGTGCTCCCTGCCGAGCCGCCACACCTGCTCGACGACGCCGGCGGTGTCGGCCACCGGGAAGGTGTTGGCCATGGCGAACACGGCGGTGTAGCCGCCGCTCGCGGCCGCGCGGGTGCCGGTGAGGACGGTCTCGGAGTCCTCGCGGCCGGGCTCCCGCAGGTGGGTGTGCAGGTCGACCAGGCCGGGCAGCAGGATCCTGCCCGCGGCCTCGACGACGCTGGCACCGCCGGCCTCGATCCCGGTACCGACCTCGACGACGGTCTCACCGTCGATCAGTACGTCACGCACCTCGCCGCCCAGCACCTTCGCGCCGCGGATCAGTGTCTTGTTCGGCTCGCTCATGGTTACTTCGTCTCCTCGGTACGAGCGTGGGTGACGGCGGGCTCGTTGCCGCCGAGAAGCAGATAGAGGACCGCCATACGCGTGTGCACGCCGCCTGCGACCTGTTCGACGGCGGTGCAGCGGTCGGAGTCGGCGACCTCGGCGGTGATCTCCATGCCGCGGACCATGGGGCCGGGGTGCATCACGATGGCGTGTTCGGGCATCTTCGCCATGCGGTCGCCGTCGAGGCCGTAGCGCCGCGAGTACTCGCGCTCGGTGGGGAAGAAGGCCGCGTTCATCCGCTCGCGCTGCACCCGCAGCATCATCACCGCGTCGCTCTTCGGCAGCACGGCGTCGAGGTCGTACGAGACCGCGCAGGGCCAGTGCCCGACACCCACGGGCAGCAGGGTGGGCGGCGCGACCAGGGTGACTTCGGCGCCGAGGGTGTGCAGCAGCTGCACGTTCGAGCGGGCGACGCGGCTGTGCAGGATGTCCCCGACGATCGTGATCCGCCGGCCCGCCAGGTCCCGCCCGAGTCCGGCGTCCCGCCCGACCAGGCGGCGGCGCATGGTGAAGGCGTCGAGCAG
It encodes the following:
- a CDS encoding dihydroorotase → MSEPNKTLIRGAKVLGGEVRDVLIDGETVVEVGTGIEAGGASVVEAAGRILLPGLVDLHTHLREPGREDSETVLTGTRAAASGGYTAVFAMANTFPVADTAGVVEQVWRLGREHGYCDVRPIGAVTVGLEGRKLAELGAMHDSAAAVTVFSDDGRCVDDAVIMRRALEYVKAFGGVVAQHAQEPRLTEGAQMNEGVVSAELGLGGWPAVAEESIIARDVLLAEHVGSRVHICHLSTAGSVAIVRWAKSRGIDVTAEVTPHHLLLTDELVRTYDPVYKVNPPLRTERDVTALREALADGTIDIVATDHAPHPHEDKDCEWAAAAMGMVGLETALSVVQHTMVDTGLLTWEGVADRMSFAPARIGRAEGHGRPVSAGEPANLTLLDPAYRGTVDPAGFASRSRNTPYEGRELPGRVTHTFLRGRATLMDGKLA
- the carA gene encoding glutamine-hydrolyzing carbamoyl-phosphate synthase small subunit, coding for MTTSTRGTRVPAVLVLEDGRTFRGRAYGAVGTTFGEAVFSTGMTGYQETLTDPSYHRQVVVMTAPHVGNTGVNDEDPESRRVWVSGYVVRDPARVPSNWRSRRSLDEELAAQGVVGISGVDTRALTRHLRERGAMRVGIFSGNALPDEGTMLAEVRQAPEMKGADLAAEVTTGEAYVVPAIGPDGEAVPVGTARFTVAAVDLGIKGMTPHRMAERGIEVHVLPATATVEEVYAVGPDGVFFSNGPGDPATADHAVSVMRGVLERGTPLFGICFGNQILGRALGFGTYKLKYGHRGINQPVQDRTTGRVEVTAHNHGFAVDAPLDRVSDTPYGRAEVSHVCLNDDVVEGLRLLDRPAFSVQYHPEAAAGPHDAAYLFDRFVSLMEGQRA
- a CDS encoding PH-like domain-containing protein — protein: MRTPLVIQAAEEAERKSAEVTDWAARLGWVAGLLLFIALVYWLMRQGWKWRGELQSGLPELPVTPEDAGEARLRLSGRYHGSTTAGQWLDRIVARGLGNRSRAELTLTGAGIDVVRPGAADFFIPAGALRGARLDKGIAGKVLTEGGLLIVTWEHGDRLIDSGFRSDRAADHTAWVGAVDSITKNDTTEGAAR
- a CDS encoding aspartate carbamoyltransferase catalytic subunit, which produces MKRHLISAADLTRDDAVLILDTAEEMARVADRPIKKLPTLRGRTVVNLFFEDSTRTRISFEAAEKRLSADVINFAAKGSSVSKGESLKDTAQTLEAMGVDAVVIRHGASGAPYRLATSGWIDAAVVNAGDGTHQHPTQSLLDAFTMRRRLVGRDAGLGRDLAGRRITIVGDILHSRVARSNVQLLHTLGAEVTLVAPPTLLPVGVGHWPCAVSYDLDAVLPKSDAVMMLRVQRERMNAAFFPTEREYSRRYGLDGDRMAKMPEHAIVMHPGPMVRGMEITAEVADSDRCTAVEQVAGGVHTRMAVLYLLLGGNEPAVTHARTEETK
- the carB gene encoding carbamoyl-phosphate synthase large subunit — translated: MPKRTDIQSVLVIGSGPIVIGQAAEFDYSGTQACRVLKSEGLRVVLVNSNPATIMTDPEIADATYVEPITPDYVEKIIAKERPDALLPTLGGQTALNTAISLHEAGTLEKYGVELIGANVEAINKGEDRDLFKEVVEEVRRKIGHGESARSVICHSMDDVLKGVDILGGYPVVVRPSFTMGGAGSGFAHDEDELRRIAGQGLTLSPTTEVLLEESILGWKEYELELMRDKNDNVVVVCSIENFDPMGVHTGDSITVAPAMTLTDREYQVLRDIGIAVIREVGVDTGGCNIQFAVDPENGRVIVIEMNPRVSRSSALASKATGFPIAKIAARLAVGYTLDEIPNDITEQTPASFEPTLDYVVVKAPRFAFEKFPSADSTLTTTMKSVGEAMAIGRNFTEALQKALRSLEKKGSQFDFTGEPGDKDELLREAGRPTDGRINTVMAAIRAGATRREVFEASRIDPWFVDQLFLVKEIADDLADAEKLAPDLLAEAKRHGFSDAQIAGIRGLREDVVREVRHALGIRPVYKTVDTCAAEFAARTPYFYSSYDEESEVAPREKPAVIILGSGPNRIGQGIEFDYSCVHASFALSDAGYETVMVNCNPETVSTDYDTSDRLYFEPLTLEDVLEIVHAEQQAGPVAGVVVQLGGQTPLGLSQALKDNGVPIVGTSPEAIHAAEDRGAFGRVLADAGLPAPKHGTATTFAEAKAIADEIGYPVLVRPSYVLGGRGMEIVYDETRLRAYIAESTEIGPDRPVLVDRFLDDAIEIDVDALYDGTELYLGGVMEHIEEAGIHSGDSACALPPITLGGFDVKRLRASTEAIARGVGVRGLINIQFAMAGDILYVLEANPRASRTVPFTSKATAVPLAKAAARISLGATIAELREEGLLPARGDGGTLPLDAPISVKEAVMPWSRFRDIHGRGVDTVLGPEMRSTGEVMGIDSVFGTAYAKSQAGAYGPLPTRGRAFISVANRDKRSMIFPARELVAHGFELLATSGTAEVLRRNGIHATVVRKQSEGEGPGGEKTIVQLIHDGQVDLIVNTPYGTGGRLDGYDIRTAAVARGVPCLTTVQALAAAVQGIDALNLGGVGVRSLQEHAEQLVAARD